The genome window ATGGACGTTCTATGGAAGAATTGTCTCGACTTGATCGAACAAAAAATTCTTCCTGAAAATTTCAACACGTGGTTTACCCCGGTTTACCCCTGTGCCAAAAATGAAAACACACTCACCCTGGTCGTTCCCAACCGTTTCTTCGAACGGTGCCTGCGCGAAAACTATCTTGAGTTGATTCACGAAACGTTGGAACACATTGCGGATAAAAAACTGGAAGTGTGTTTTCAGGTGAATGGCAACGCGTCCAAAGCAGAAACCCACAGCAACGGAAACGGCGCCCATCCGGGCAACGGCAGCACGGCGAAGGGCAACGGCCATGTCGAACCGGTGGCGGAACCGGCCGCGCCCCGGGTGGAAGTGGGAGACCCCGCCAACCGGGAAAGTTTCCTGAACCCGAAGTACGCCTTCAACAGCTTTGTCATCGGGCCCAACAACCAGTTCGCGCACGCCGCCTGCCAGGCCGTGGCGCAGAATCCCGCGCACAATTACAATCCCCTGTTTCTGTATGGCGCGGTGGGGCTCGGCAAAACGCATTTGCTGCACGCCATCGGCAACCAGATCACCGCTCACAACCCGAACCTGCGCGTGCGTTATATTTCCGCGGAACGTTTCACCGTCGATCTGATCGAATCCATCAAGCGCGACAAGATGGCGCAGTTTCGCGAACGCTACCGTCCGCTCGATGTGTTGCTGGTGGACGACATCCAGTTCATTGCCGGCAAGGAACGCACGCAGGAAGAATTTTTCTACACCTTCAATTCACTTTACGAATACCACAAGCAGATCGTCGTTTCGAGCGACCGTTACCCGAAGGACATGAAGAACATTGAGGAGCGATTGCGCTCCCGCTTCGAAAGCGGGCTGATCGCCGACATCATGCCGCCGGATCTCGAAACCAAGATGGCCATCCTCTATAAGAAAGCCGACCTGCACGAGAAAAACATCTCGCAGGACGTCGCCATGTTCCTGGCCAACAACATCAAGTCCAACATCCGCGAGTTGGAAGGCGTTCTGTTGCGTGTCATCGCCTACGCCTCCTTCACGCGGCGCAACATCGACATGACCCTGGCCAAGGAAGTGCTGAAAGACTTCACCGTCGATAAGAACAAAAACTTTTCCATCGCCAACATTCAAAAAACCGTGGCGCAGTATTTCCACATCAAGGTCTCCGATCTCAAGTCCAAGAAGCGGTCCCGGGACATCTCCATCCCCCGCCAGATCGCCATGTACATCTGCCGCGAATACACCCAGGCGTCGCTGCCTGAGATCGGCAAACACTTCGGTGGAAAAGACCACACCACGGTCATCTTCTCCCATCGCAAGATTTCCGGAATCGTCAAGGAAAACAGCGAATTGAACGGCTCCATCCAGCAGGTTCTGAACATCCTCGAAAGTTGAGATTTTGTGAAAAACCTGGGCAAAATTTGTCCCAAAGCCCGCCTCCAATCAGGTATAATTATATAAGGTACGAAGTTGTCCCCACCCACAAGGTGTTCGGCACGTTCGGCATCACAAGTTGTTCAACCTGTTATTCCTTAAAAATCAATAATTTAGGCTGTTTTTCCACATTCCCACAGGGCCTACTGCTTCAACTATATTGTTATTTTAATTTTTTTCTGATTTGGAACTAATGGAAACACCGCAAAAGGCTGTTTACGATTCATCCAATATCAAGGTTCTGGAAGGTCTTGAAGCCGTCCGCAAGCGCCCCGCCATGTACATTGGCGGCACCGGTCAGGATGGCCTGCACCACCTGATTTATGAACTCGTGG of Nitrospina watsonii contains these proteins:
- the dnaA gene encoding chromosomal replication initiator protein DnaA, translating into MDVLWKNCLDLIEQKILPENFNTWFTPVYPCAKNENTLTLVVPNRFFERCLRENYLELIHETLEHIADKKLEVCFQVNGNASKAETHSNGNGAHPGNGSTAKGNGHVEPVAEPAAPRVEVGDPANRESFLNPKYAFNSFVIGPNNQFAHAACQAVAQNPAHNYNPLFLYGAVGLGKTHLLHAIGNQITAHNPNLRVRYISAERFTVDLIESIKRDKMAQFRERYRPLDVLLVDDIQFIAGKERTQEEFFYTFNSLYEYHKQIVVSSDRYPKDMKNIEERLRSRFESGLIADIMPPDLETKMAILYKKADLHEKNISQDVAMFLANNIKSNIRELEGVLLRVIAYASFTRRNIDMTLAKEVLKDFTVDKNKNFSIANIQKTVAQYFHIKVSDLKSKKRSRDISIPRQIAMYICREYTQASLPEIGKHFGGKDHTTVIFSHRKISGIVKENSELNGSIQQVLNILES